In the Treponema maltophilum ATCC 51939 genome, CGAGGGAAAAAAATATGCCGAGTGCGGGTACTGCAAGTACCTCGACCGCAACACAAACACCGACTGCGTCGGAACCTCAAGTAAGGGTTGTACCGCCGACTTCATCAGCTGCAAGTGCCTCTGTAGCAAATGTACCCGCACGGGAGAGTACGATTGAGACTGCACAAACCCCGTCTTCGCCTACAATAATAAGCCGCACGGCAAATGCAAACGCTGCAAGTACGCCGCCTGCCGCACAACCGCCGGCGAGGGAAAAAAATGTGCCGAGTGCGGGTACTGCAAGTACGCCTGCAGTGCGCTCCGACAGTACGCCTGCGCGGGTAACGCCGGCACAGACGAGTGCAAACGCAGGTACCGCGCGCATACAAGCGGAAAATACGCCGAGTGCACAATCCGCAATAATAAACCGACCTGCTGCCGCACGAAGTTCGGCACAGACGCCGGTGACTGCTGCGGGTACAAAAAGAGCTGAAAGTGCGGATCTTTCTGCGGAAAGCGGCTTCGGTTTGTCGTCGGAGCCGGAAGTCGAACTTGCGTCGGAAGACGGTGCCGGCTCAAGTTCCGAGACCGCCGTGCCCGCGATAGTTCCCCGCCGCAGCGTAAACGCGAAGATAAATCAGTTTATCGATATTCCGTATTCGGGAAGAAAATGGATATTTTTAGGTGAAACCGAAGCGACGTCTCCGCCCGTCGTGCGCTTTGTAAACCGTACGTTTTCGGGCGACGACACCCTGTTTTCGGTTCAGGCGAAAAATCCGGGAAAAACGGTTTTGCATTTTTACCGGCAGGATGCGCTCGAAAATACATACATAGACGATTACGTCGCCGTCGAAGTGCTTGATGAAAAGGCCGTAGGAACGAACGAACACGTTCGGGCGGCTGAAATCGCTTTCGGCCAAAGCGCTTCCGCGCAAGCTGCTGCGTCTTCACCGGCCGCCGCAGAGCTTTCGAACGCTTCAAGTGCGGGTGAGGGTGAAAGAACCGTTCCTGCAGCGTCTCTGCCGGCGGCTGCGACGGGAGTATCTGCAGCAGGGGGAAAGACGGCCTCGGATGCGGCACAAAAAAAATCCGCCGAGGCGGAGCAACTCTATGCGGCCGCGCAAAAGGCTTTTGAAGAAAAACGCTATAATGACAGTTTAACGTCGCTTCAAGAATATGAAGCTTCGGCGGGCGAAGATTCCGATAAAGTGCTGATTTTGCGCGCGCGTCTGTACGAATCCGACTCTGAAAAACGCAACATAAAAGCGGCGCTTGAGGCATACGAAAAAATTGTTACCTTTTTCCCGGAAAGCGTCTTTTGGGACGAAGCCAAAAGACGCTCCACGTATTTGCGGCGGTTTTATTTCGATATCCGCTGACGCCTATTCGTCCAAGTTTACTCCGTGCCGCTTTTTGGGGAATTTTTTAAGCATGGCTACGCAGTTGCGCTTGCTCGTATACACAAAGCCGCCGTTCCAATATTCCAAAGCGGCAAAAAGAGCGTTTCCGCCGTCCTGATCGTCGCTGTCTTTGGTTCTGAACGAAACGTAATCGGCGAGTTTTTCGAAATCCTGCGTATGAAGATATTCAAGGCGCTTGCGGTTAAATTCGTTCCATTTTTCCAAATCTTTAAAGCCTTTTCCCTCATCTTCGACAATCAAGTGGGCGTGGGTAGGACTGAACGAATACCACACTTTCACTTTCTTTTTAATATCGCATTTGTTTCCGTGCTTTACGGCGTTTTTAATCACTTCGCTTATCTGCTGTTCGAGCAGGTTGATTTCTTTTATTTCCATCGGCGCGGACTGCACGATCAAAAGCGTAAAATAACGTATTTGTCTGAAGTCGGAAGGGAATTCTTTGTACAACATATCGGTGCGATCGAACAAAACGTCATTGTCGTCGCAGCGTAATTCTTTCACTTCGTTGGTTGTTTTCGGCATATCATTTCTCCTCAGTTATTTACCGCTTAAAAGACCGAGTGCTTCTTCTACGGTGCTTGCGATGGGGAAATATCCCATCAGTTTTGTCAATTCGATAACTTTTTTTACGGAACCGTGAACATTAGTGATCGAAAGTTTCAGATTCATCTTTTTAATCGTTGAACAAATATAAATCAATGCGCCTATTCCGGACGAATCGATATAATCGACCTGTTCAAGGTTGATAATGAAAGTTCGAACTTTTTTTTCAAGCATTTTCATTATCAGTTCTTTTAATTTGTATGAATTGTACAAATCCATTTCACCGTTTACATCGACGATGTAAATTTCAGCACTTTTTCTTATTTTCAGTTCCATGTCTACTCCTCTGGTTACTGTATCTTTAACACAACAAGGCTTTGATCATCGTGAAAAGCCGCATTTCCCATAAAGCCGGTTAAATCGGAATTTACCGCATCGGCGATCTGTTTACCGTCGCGCGAAGCGTTTGCCCCGATAACTTCTTTGAGTCTGTTTTCCGAATATTGAATCCCGTTTTCGTCTACCGATTCCACAAGACCGTCGGTATACAGTGCAATTATATCGCCGCTTTGCAGTTTCAGTGCATGATCGGCATATTTTGTCGTTTTTTCAACGCCGAGCGGCTCCGATTCCGATGACACTTTTTTCCACGTTTTTTCTTTTGCCGCAAAATACAGTACGGGGCTTGCGCCGGCGGTCGAAAACTGTATTTCTTTTTTTGCGGCGTCGTAGTTTATGAGCGCGAGGCTGGCATAGTGGTCTATAGCGCTTTCGAGCGCAATACCTCTGTTTGTCCAGCTTAAAATCGTCGACGCGCTTTGCGGCGTGTTCACGATTACGCGCATTATCGCTCGAATCATAATCATAATCGTCAGCGAAACCATCGATTTTCCGGTTACGTCGGCAAGTATAAACGATATGCGGTCGCTGCGCGCGGAAATGATGTCGAAGTAATCGCTGCATACGCCTTCGACGGTATTTAAAAAACTGCCGACCGAAAGTGCCGGCAAAGGCGGAATCTTCTTTAAATACAACGTTTGCTGTAAATTGCCGGCGATGAGCGCTTCGCGGGTAAGTTCGGCATATTCGCTTTTTTCCTGAAATGCGTATACGTTTCGTACGGCAATTCCCGCAAAATCCGAAAGAATCTGCGCGGTTAAAAGTTCTTCCTGTCCGAACTTTTCGCTCGTTTTTTTGCGCGCAAGGGCGATAATGCCGATGACGGTGTCGCGCACTTTTATAGGTACGAAAATATACGACGAAGCCTGTAAAAAATCTTCCTGCGTATTTTGCGCTATGCGCGAATCGGTTTGCGGCGAAAGAATCAATTCGCTGTTGCCCGTTTTTACAACCGAACCGAAAATATTGTCTTCAAAGGGAAAATCGGCATTTTTAAAGTGCGTTTTTACGGCAAGCTCTTTCGGCGCAATGTCTTCGGGCAGCTTATACGGCGGCGGAAAATCTCCGATAAGCGATTTGACGGAAACCAAGTCTTCGAATTCATCCACAAGCAAAATAGCGCCGCCGTCCGCCTTTGTATTTTGTACGACAATGTCGTTTATTCGATCCAACAGATACGGAATTTCCGAATGTTCCGAAATCGTGTCGGTTGACACTTCCGTGATGTCTTTGCCGGCTTGTATGATGCGGCTGTCGAGGGGAATTTCTTCTTCTTTTGCACCGCTTCTTGCAGGAACGAATCTTCGCGCCGAACGAGCCGGCAATTCCGCCCTTTGGTCCTGCTCCGCCGTGTGTTTATAAAAAAAGACGAGGCAGTATAAAATAAGCAAAAGTCCCTGCGTCAGCGCGGCGATCGCCGCCAAAAACAAGCTTGAAGTTCTTACAGCAAAAAAGCACCCCAAAAGCATAACAATGGCGGCCAAAAACTGGAAGATGCTTATGCGTATGCGTTTTATCTTTAAAACAACAAATAATACCAAAAGCGCCGCATTTACGGCAAGCGTTAAAAGAAGCGGTATAAAAGCCAACGAATCATCGATTACCATAAATATCTCCACTAAATAGTATCATTGTTATTTTTTAAGGTCAAGCCTATATTTTATTCTGTTGAATAAACGCTTTAACGAAAAGCCCCCGTAGGTGCTGCTCAATTCTTCCGCCGCCGTATCGAGGCTTACGTTTTCGCCGAATTTTTTCTTCAATTCATCCCAGTATTTTATGAGCCACACATACATATCCGCCGTCGTATATTTGCGGAATTTACGCATAATGTGCCGTTTTTTAAGCATGCCGATAACCGGCAAATATACCGTATTGTACCACGACATAACGGCGTCCGCCATACCGACCGGTTCGCTTTGATTTTTTTGCATGAATTCTTTATGCGTTATGATATGGTTGTAAATAACGTCGTATTCGCCTACGACGGAAAGGTCGAGCTTCCAATCGTCGGTTATGTCGCCGAATGCGGTTTCGGCGTAAAAAACGCGTTTTTCATAATCGAGCACGCGTTGCAGTATTTGTTTGCGCGTCATGCCCGGCTTTAATTTTATTTCGCTTTGCAAACTGATTACTTCGGCGTCGATGTTTTCTATGCCCTTTGCGCGGGCGACCGACACGCGGTGATTGCCGTCCCTCACAAAATACAAACCGCCTATTTCATACAGCTGTATCGGCGGCAAAATAACGTCCTGCAAGTGCGCTTCGTCTATGCGCCGCCAGCGGTTTTTTAAGTGCGCGCTGCGCGGAAAAAAATGATTGTCGAAGTCTTTGTAACGGCCTTCGCTTCCGGCGATGAGGTTTACGGGTACCACTTGCATGCCCAAGTATATTTCGTTTTTCGGTTTCAGCCATTTTTTTACATCGCTGAACGATAAAAGCTCACTTTCTTTCAGATCCAAAAGATGCTGCAAATCGTTAAACAGCGCTTTGTTTCGCGCCTTATTGAAATCGCTTTCGGTTT is a window encoding:
- a CDS encoding ATP-binding protein, producing MPKTTNEVKELRCDDNDVLFDRTDMLYKEFPSDFRQIRYFTLLIVQSAPMEIKEINLLEQQISEVIKNAVKHGNKCDIKKKVKVWYSFSPTHAHLIVEDEGKGFKDLEKWNEFNRKRLEYLHTQDFEKLADYVSFRTKDSDDQDGGNALFAALEYWNGGFVYTSKRNCVAMLKKFPKKRHGVNLDE
- a CDS encoding anti-sigma factor antagonist; the encoded protein is MELKIRKSAEIYIVDVNGEMDLYNSYKLKELIMKMLEKKVRTFIINLEQVDYIDSSGIGALIYICSTIKKMNLKLSITNVHGSVKKVIELTKLMGYFPIASTVEEALGLLSGK
- a CDS encoding GAF domain-containing SpoIIE family protein phosphatase — translated: MVIDDSLAFIPLLLTLAVNAALLVLFVVLKIKRIRISIFQFLAAIVMLLGCFFAVRTSSLFLAAIAALTQGLLLILYCLVFFYKHTAEQDQRAELPARSARRFVPARSGAKEEEIPLDSRIIQAGKDITEVSTDTISEHSEIPYLLDRINDIVVQNTKADGGAILLVDEFEDLVSVKSLIGDFPPPYKLPEDIAPKELAVKTHFKNADFPFEDNIFGSVVKTGNSELILSPQTDSRIAQNTQEDFLQASSYIFVPIKVRDTVIGIIALARKKTSEKFGQEELLTAQILSDFAGIAVRNVYAFQEKSEYAELTREALIAGNLQQTLYLKKIPPLPALSVGSFLNTVEGVCSDYFDIISARSDRISFILADVTGKSMVSLTIMIMIRAIMRVIVNTPQSASTILSWTNRGIALESAIDHYASLALINYDAAKKEIQFSTAGASPVLYFAAKEKTWKKVSSESEPLGVEKTTKYADHALKLQSGDIIALYTDGLVESVDENGIQYSENRLKEVIGANASRDGKQIADAVNSDLTGFMGNAAFHDDQSLVVLKIQ